From a single Terriglobia bacterium genomic region:
- a CDS encoding FAD-binding oxidoreductase gives MVAAAGLARELAAIAGEQHATEDPARTAAFAIDEVVPRAAVEPGSVEEVAAVLKYAHARKLVVVPAGGCTHQHTGGIPERIDILLRTERLKAVEHYDPGDLMIGVGAGTTLAEVERKIGPHQQMLPLETSQPEKSTIGGALATAAHGPLKHLYGGLRDFCTGVRFVTADGKIAKAGAKVVKNVAGYDLMKLLIGSYGTMAVITGASFKLFSRPSQTRTFLAVFPRLAEAMTFRDCVLRSPLTPVCLELVSPHAQQMPAETSHPVAPNSGAAREGQADETWRVLVRAAGSDRVLARYRAELGALAVTSEMDGEDEARMWRYVAEFPHMLFERSHNAMLLRVDVALQDVAPVLEAAERAALDNSFVCAATGRIGAGSLLLGFAPIAVDPPSAMQYVNAVSYLRGMAPHDGSAIVLRCPLEAKRHFSVWGSTPNDIGAMKALKRVFDGEDILNRGRFLF, from the coding sequence ATGGTAGCGGCGGCGGGACTGGCGCGCGAGTTGGCGGCGATCGCCGGGGAACAGCACGCGACCGAGGATCCGGCGCGCACGGCGGCGTTCGCGATTGACGAAGTCGTGCCGCGAGCCGCGGTGGAGCCCGGTTCGGTGGAAGAAGTGGCTGCGGTGCTGAAGTACGCGCACGCGCGTAAGCTGGTGGTGGTGCCGGCGGGAGGCTGCACGCACCAGCATACCGGCGGAATTCCCGAAAGGATTGACATCCTGCTGCGCACCGAACGGCTGAAGGCGGTGGAGCATTACGACCCCGGAGACCTGATGATCGGGGTGGGCGCGGGCACGACGTTGGCCGAGGTCGAACGCAAGATCGGGCCGCACCAGCAGATGCTTCCGCTGGAGACGTCGCAGCCAGAGAAAAGCACGATCGGAGGAGCGCTGGCGACGGCGGCACACGGCCCGCTGAAGCACCTGTACGGCGGGCTGCGCGATTTCTGCACCGGCGTGCGGTTCGTTACAGCGGACGGGAAGATCGCCAAGGCGGGCGCGAAGGTGGTGAAAAACGTCGCCGGATACGACCTGATGAAGCTGCTGATCGGCAGCTACGGCACGATGGCCGTGATCACCGGCGCGAGCTTCAAGCTGTTTTCGCGGCCGTCGCAGACGCGGACGTTCCTCGCGGTGTTCCCGCGTTTGGCGGAGGCAATGACGTTTCGCGACTGCGTGCTGCGCTCGCCGCTGACCCCGGTGTGTCTGGAGTTGGTGTCGCCGCACGCGCAACAGATGCCCGCGGAAACTTCCCACCCTGTTGCACCAAACTCGGGAGCAGCAAGGGAAGGGCAAGCGGACGAAACCTGGCGCGTACTCGTGCGTGCCGCGGGAAGCGACAGGGTGCTGGCGCGGTATCGGGCAGAGTTAGGAGCGTTGGCGGTGACCAGCGAGATGGACGGCGAGGACGAGGCCCGGATGTGGCGCTACGTTGCCGAGTTCCCGCACATGCTATTTGAACGCAGTCATAATGCCATGCTGTTGCGCGTGGACGTCGCATTGCAGGACGTGGCGCCGGTGCTGGAAGCGGCGGAGCGCGCGGCGTTGGACAACAGTTTCGTGTGCGCGGCGACGGGAAGGATTGGGGCGGGTTCGCTGCTGCTGGGTTTCGCGCCGATCGCGGTGGATCCGCCGTCGGCGATGCAGTACGTCAATGCGGTTTCGTACCTGCGCGGAATGGCGCCGCACGACGGATCGGCGATCGTGCTGCGCTGCCCGCTGGAGGCCAAGCGGCACTTCAGCGTATGGGGCAGCACACCCAATGATATCGGCGCGATGAAGGCGCTCAAGCGCGTGTTCGACGGCGAGGACATATTGAACCGGGGGAGGTTCCTGTTCTGA